GTTTTAGACTGACCATTGTGGATTTTCAATGAAAGTTGTTTTAAATTTAGAATTATTTCTGTTGTATCTTCTTTAACACCAGGGATAGTAGAGAATTCATGGAGTACTCCATCAATTTTGACACTGGTGACAGCAGCGCCAGGAAGTGATGATAGTAATATTCTCCTCAGTGAGTTTCCTAATGTTGTTCCATAACCCCTTTCTAGAGGTTCAACTACAAACTCACCATAAGTGTTATCTTCTGATAACTTTGTACACTCAATTTTGGGTTTTTCGATTTCTATCAAAGTTTTACCCTCCCTTTTATTATAAATTTCGGTTACGAGGGCTGCTAGAACCTAAGCTTTACCTTGAGTAAAGCTCAACAATTAGATGTTCTGCTACTGGTACATCAATTTCATCTCTAGATGGAACAGCTAAAACCCTTCCTCTTAGAGCTTCTACATCTCTTTCTAACCAAGGAACTAGGTTTTGGGTAGCAGCGAATTCCCTTAAATCTTTGAACTTTGGAGATTCTTTAGATTTTTCTTTAACTTCGATGACATCACCTGGTTTAGTTAAATAAGATGGAATGTCAACTTTTTTACCATTTACAGTAAAGTGACCGTGGGTAACTAGTTGTCTAGCCTCAGTTCTAGATGTTGCAAATCCTAAACGGAACACTACGTTATCTAGACGACTTTCAAGAATTTGAAGTAAGTTTTCACCAGTAACCCCTTGTCTTCTATTTGCTTCTTTAAAGTAGTTACGGAATTGCTTTTCTGCAACACCATAAATACGACGTAATTTTTGCTTTTCCCTTAATTGAACACCGTACTCAGAAAGTTTTTTTCTATTTTGCCCATGTTGACCTGGGGCATAGTTACGACGATCTACTGCACATTTGGGTGTGTAGCATCTTTCGCCTTTTAAGAAAAGTTTAGTACCTTCTCTACGGCAAAGTCTACATACAGCTCCTGTATATCTTGCCATTTATCCCATACACCTCCTAAATAATACTATACACGACGCCTTTTTGGTGGGCGGCAACCATTATGGGGAATTGGTGTTACATCCTTAATCCCGATTACTTCCAAACCTGCTGCTTGTAATGAACGAATTGCAGCTTCCCTTCCGCTACCTGGACCTTTTACAGTAACGTCAACTTGCTTTAAGCCATGTTCCATTGCCGCTTTAGCAGCTGCTTCTGCTGCAGTTTGAGCAGCGAAAGGAGTGCTTTT
The window above is part of the Anaerobranca gottschalkii DSM 13577 genome. Proteins encoded here:
- the rpsD gene encoding 30S ribosomal protein S4 is translated as MARYTGAVCRLCRREGTKLFLKGERCYTPKCAVDRRNYAPGQHGQNRKKLSEYGVQLREKQKLRRIYGVAEKQFRNYFKEANRRQGVTGENLLQILESRLDNVVFRLGFATSRTEARQLVTHGHFTVNGKKVDIPSYLTKPGDVIEVKEKSKESPKFKDLREFAATQNLVPWLERDVEALRGRVLAVPSRDEIDVPVAEHLIVELYSR
- the rpsK gene encoding 30S ribosomal protein S11, translated to MARRTSTRPRRRERKNIERGIAHIHSTFNNTIVTISDVAGNTISWSSAGAMGFKGSRKSTPFAAQTAAEAAAKAAMEHGLKQVDVTVKGPGSGREAAIRSLQAAGLEVIGIKDVTPIPHNGCRPPKRRRV